The candidate division WOR-3 bacterium genome segment TAAAGAATGTCAGGGCTAAAACTTACTATTCATTCGTTGACTATTTAATTAACATGGTTCTCGGGTCATTCTCGATATATACAAACACAACCGAAATTGAAGGGAATGTCTCAAAGTAGCAATTAAAATATAATTCTACTCAAGGCCTGCTATTTCAGCAAATAGCAGGCCTTATTACTATCATCCAAAACGGTATCTGTGGAATAACCTGGGGGCATTGGAGAACATTTGAAAGTCATTGGCGTCAGATCTCTACTTTCTACATTAAAAATTTTAAAAAACGCTTTCCCCTTCCACTTACGAACTGGCATAAATCTTAATTTTTAACACTCTTTACTGCCATAACTTCTTTATACATAATCCCCGCAAATTATTATTTTAAAAAAAACGCAAAGATGCCTTCTCCTGTTCTGAGTCCTCTCCACATTTTTATAAAATGTTTTATTTAGTGACAATAAAACCTATGGGCAAAATTGATAAGGGCACCCAATAATTTCAGTGTCGGACAAGGTTTTGATTGATGCCCCTCGTAGGGCAAGGCTTTCGCATTGCATAAATAAAAAGTTAGTCGGGTGGTAACCGGTAAAATGGTAGGCGCAGGCTTTAGCCTGCGGATAAATGTTTTTAAATCCCAGGGTATCTCGCACCCTGAAGGGTGCGGCTACCGCTAATAATTTAGCGCATAAAAATGATTTGACAGAAAGCGGAGAGGAGTCAGGCTGTGCTACTCTTGACATTCAAAAAATTTTGAATAAAATTATTAAATGTTATTCCTGCTATTGGTTTTGGGGATGGATATTCAACTGGAGGTTTTTGATACGCCTAATGATGATGGGTCAAGTATTACACTGAAATGGCAGACGGCAGGGCATTTTCAATCCTTTGAGATCTACCGCCGTGCTGCTAATAGTAACGATTTTGAAAAGATCGCTGAAGTTGCCGGGAGTGACCGGGAATATCAGGATTTAGATTTAAACTCGGGGGTTTTTTACTATTACCAGATTGCCGGAAAGAAAGATACTCTGAAGATTCTTTCTCAACCTGCAGGACCGGTGAGGGCAGTGGTCCAGTACTTCCATACCGCCCGTCTGCCCATGGCAGTCTGTATCGTTTTTCTTTTTTCGGTGATCATTTTCTATATAAGACGTGCTCGCAAGCGCCAGAAACTTTTTATCCGGAAAATCTCTGCGCTTAACGCGATTGAAGAAGCCATTGGCAGGGCAACGGAAATGGGCAAGCCCGTATTATATGTTCCCGGGATAATGGATATCGATGATCCCCAGACAATTGCCTCGATGAGCATCCTTGCGCGGGTTGCTGAAAAGACTGCAGAATATGGAACTCCCCTTTATGTTCCCACCAGCCGCTCCATGGCAATGACCATGGCCCAGCAGGTGGTAAAAGAAGCGGCAACCAGGGTGGGACGTCCTGATTGGTATAATCCCGACAATATAAGATACATAACAGATGACCAGTTTGCCTATGTTTCAGCAGTGGATGGGATTATGGTGCGGGAAAAACCAGCGACCAATCTTTATCTGGGGACATTTTATGCGGAATCGCTTATCCTCGCTGAGACCGGGCATTCCACTGGCGCGGTGCAGATCGCCGGGACTGCGATGCCGGACCAGTTGCCATTCTTTGTGGCTGCCTGTGATTATACATTACTGGGAGAGGAATTATATGCGGCGAGTGCCTATTTATCCCAGGAACCGGTTCAGCTTGGTTCACTTAAGGGACAGGATTTTGGGAAGTTTATATTTATTGTGGTGATCATCATCGGGGTGATAAGCCAGCTCCTTGACTGGCAATTTTTCATCAATCTATTCAATACCGTAGAATGAGATGAAGGTAATTTTGCCATTGCTGATCGTCTTTGTTTGTGGATTTTACATGCTCATAACTTTTTTTATCCCCGCGAAATTT includes the following:
- a CDS encoding DUF6754 domain-containing protein, translating into MLFLLLVLGMDIQLEVFDTPNDDGSSITLKWQTAGHFQSFEIYRRAANSNDFEKIAEVAGSDREYQDLDLNSGVFYYYQIAGKKDTLKILSQPAGPVRAVVQYFHTARLPMAVCIVFLFSVIIFYIRRARKRQKLFIRKISALNAIEEAIGRATEMGKPVLYVPGIMDIDDPQTIASMSILARVAEKTAEYGTPLYVPTSRSMAMTMAQQVVKEAATRVGRPDWYNPDNIRYITDDQFAYVSAVDGIMVREKPATNLYLGTFYAESLILAETGHSTGAVQIAGTAMPDQLPFFVAACDYTLLGEELYAASAYLSQEPVQLGSLKGQDFGKFIFIVVIIIGVISQLLDWQFFINLFNTVE